In one window of Rhizobium oryzihabitans DNA:
- a CDS encoding helix-turn-helix domain-containing protein produces the protein MTITADQLRAARALLKMEQRALAEAADVPVQTLKRYEGSTGPLTGNYQNISSIIRVLEEAGVIFVGDGDVSVGGPGVRLGKISPEGVGHFVGNG, from the coding sequence ATGACCATAACAGCAGACCAATTGAGAGCCGCTAGGGCGCTCTTGAAGATGGAACAGAGAGCACTCGCGGAGGCGGCTGACGTGCCTGTACAGACGCTCAAGCGCTATGAAGGGTCAACCGGACCTCTTACCGGGAATTATCAGAATATCTCCTCTATTATCCGCGTCCTTGAAGAGGCCGGCGTAATCTTCGTTGGTGATGGCGATGTTTCTGTAGGAGGCCCAGGTGTTCGTCTTGGCAAGATTTCGCCAGAAGGCGTTGGGCATTTCGTTGGGAATGGCTGA